One Cucumis sativus cultivar 9930 chromosome 1, Cucumber_9930_V3, whole genome shotgun sequence DNA segment encodes these proteins:
- the LOC101220756 gene encoding protein TRIGALACTOSYLDIACYLGLYCEROL 3, chloroplastic isoform X2: MVSVSGSVFFPLTVPSCSSRSRKVAVIDAHNSFCCKIKDQRRIVACNCIAPPPYFKSDESSAVNSNIRHGEAVGVIGPSGTGKSTILKIIAGLLSPDKGEVYIRGRKRVGLIDDEELSGLRIGLVFQSAALFDSLTVRQNVGFLLYENSSLSEDQISELVTENLAAVGLKGVEDRLPSELSGGMKKRVALARSIIFDNTRKEIEPEVLLYDEPTAGLDPIASTVVEDLIRSVHIKGEDASGKPGKIASYIVVTHQHSTIRRAVDRLLFLYEGKVVWQGMTGEFTTSTNPIVQQFASGSLDGPIRY, translated from the exons ATGGTTTCTGTGTCGGGTTCGGTGTTCTTCCCATTAACAGTACCCAGCTGTTCCTCTCGATCGCGTAAAGTTGCTGTTATTGATGCGCATAATTCGTTTTGTTGTAAGATAAAGGACCAGAGAAGGATTGTTGCTTGTAATTGCATTGCGCCTCCTCCGTACTTCAAGAGTGATGAGTCATCTGCCGTAAATTCCAAT ATTAGACATGGAGAAGCTGTGGGAGTAATTGGGCCTTCTGGTACTGGGAAGTCTACAATACTGAAGATCATCGCAGGTCTTCTTTCTCCAGACAAG GGAGAGGTGTATATTCGAGGTAGAAAGCGAGTTGGTTTGATCGATGATGAAGAGCTATCTGGTCTTCGAATTGGATTG GTTTTTCAGAGTGCGGCACTTTTTGACTCGTTAACTGTTCGACAAAATGTTGGTTTCCTTTT GTATGAAAATTCAAGCTTGTCTGAAGATCAAATTTCAGAATTGGTAACTGAGAACTTAGCTGCTGTTGGGCTAAAG ggAGTTGAGGATCGGTTACCTTCTGAATTATCAGGTGGAATGAAGAAACGAGTTGCTTTAGCTAGGTCCATAATTTTTGATAACACAAGGAAAGAAATTGAGCCAGAG GTGCTCTTGTATGATGAACCAACCGCTGGACTTGACCCAATTGCATCAACTGTTGTTGAAGATCTTATACGTTCTGTACATATTAAGGGTGAGGATGCTAGTGGGAAGCCTGGAAAGATTGCATCTTATATTGTAGTCACCCACCAGCACAGTACCATTAGGAGAGCCGTTGACAG gttattatttttatacgAGGGAAAGGTTGTCTGGCAAGGAATGACTGGTGAATTTACAACATCTACAAATCCAATCGTTCAACag TTTGCATCGGGAAGCTTGGATGGCCCGATTAGGTACTAG
- the LOC101220991 gene encoding receptor-like protein CLAVATA2, giving the protein MDLRWLLGKLIPFSCLRVCWVRSSVPGQKWVSSFFSSKSLDCHALLLSFLLILCFNPSHSVELDPEDEASLLAFKSSLQDPNKNLSSWVGSNCSDWAGIACENKTGRVVSIKLTEMNLSGQINSGFCNLSFLEHLVLSQNNFSCSIPSCLGNLIRLRTVDLSRNRFRGVVPETLMKLENLEELVLVGNQDLGGPIPSWIGNFSTKLQKLDLGFNSFSGELPESLLNSTSLKHLDLQNNYLKGNVYDFHQPLVSLNLMSNRFSGTLPCFSACTRSLTVLNLANNSIFGGVPTCIASLRALVQLNLSSNHLTYKMSPRLLFAEQLLVLDLSNNDLYGPLPSMIVETIEKSGLVLLDLSHNRFSGGIPSKITELRSLQALFLSHNLLVGEIPARIGNLTYLQVIDLSYNYLSGSIPLNIVGCFQLLALILNNNNLSGEIQPELDALDSLKILDISNNMISGEVPLTLAGCKSLEIVDFSSNNLSGNLNDAITKWSNLRYLSLARNKFIGNLPSWLFAFEVIQLMDFSSNKFSGPIPDVNFNISSNFNSGDTSRPSNEAFATKEVVNFKVSTVVDVGSELQFNYDLSSAVGIDLSNNLLHGSIPEGLYSLEGLQYLNLSYNSLEGQVPGLEKMQSIRALDLSHNYLSGEIPGNISILEDLTLLDLSYNCFSGLVSEKQGFGRFPGAFAGNPDLCVESSGEGCRSSGIPTVPGKISDGETEGPISVWIFCLSAFVSFYFGTVSLLCSARARNYFLHTKA; this is encoded by the coding sequence ATGGACCTGAGATGGCTTTTGGGGAAATTGATTCCCTTTTCTTGTTTGAGGGTTTGTTGGGTTCGTTCTTCAGTTCCAGGCCAGAAAtgggtttcttctttcttctcatctAAGTCTCTTGATTGCCATGCTCTCTTGCTCTCGTTCTTGTTGATTCTTTGCTTCAACCCTTCTCATTCAGTGGAGCTTGACCCTGAAGATGAGGCCTCTCTTTTGGCGTTCAAATCATCGCTTCAAGACCCTAATAAGAATTTGTCAAGCTGGGTGGGTTCTAATTGTTCAGATTGGGCTGGAATTGCTTGTGAAAACAAGACTGGGAGAGTGGTTTCCATTAAACTCACTGAAATGAACTTGTCTGGCCAAATTAACTCTGGGTTTTGTAACCTCTCATTTCTCGAGCACTTGGTTTTGTCTCAGAACAACTTTTCTTGCTCGATACCATCGTGTTTGGGCAATTTAATTCGCCTTCGTACTGTTGATTTGAGTCGTAATCGGTTTCGAGGTGTTGTGCCTGAGACATTGATGAAACTAGAGAACTTGGAGGAGCTTGTTTTGGTTGGAAACCAAGACTTGGGGGGTCCTATTCCTTCTTGGATTGGGAACTTCTCAACAAAGCTGCAGAAACTTGATCTGGGTTTCAACTCTTTTAGTGGAGAACTGCCTGAGAGTTTGTTGAACTCGACCTCTCTAAAGCATTTGGATCTTCAAAATAACTATTTGAAGGGGAATGTTTATGATTTCCATCAGCCTTTAGTTTCACTCAATCTCATGTCGAATCGGTTTTCTGGAACTCTACCTTGTTTTTCAGCTTGCACACGGTCTCTCACAGTTCTTAATTTGGCTAACAATTCTATTTTTGGAGGAGTGCCCACGTGTATTGCGTCACTTCGTGCTTTGGTTCAGTTGAATCTATCATCCAATCATTTAACTTACAAGATGTCGCCTAGACTCCTGTTTGCAGAGCAGCTACTTGTGTTGGACTTGAGTAACAATGATCTATATGGCCCTCTTCCAAGCATGATTGTGGAGACGATAGAGAAATCAGGGCTTGTTCTCCTTGACTTGTCTCACAATCGATTTTCAGGTGGAATTCCATCAAAGATCACAGAACTGAGAAGTTTGCAGGCATTGTTCCTTTCACACAATCTCCTTGTGGGGGAAATTCCTGCAAGGATTGGGAATCTGACTTATCTCCAAGTCATTGATCTCTCATATAACTACTTATCGGGCTCAATTCCATTGAACATTGTGGGATGCTTTCAACTACTTGCTTTGATACTTAACAACAATAATCTTTCTGGTGAGATTCAACCTGAGCTTGATGCATTGGATAGTCTAAAGATATTAGACATTAGCAACAACATGATTTCTGGTGAAGTCCCACTGACTTTGGCAGGATGTAAATCGTTGGAGATTGTTGATTTCAGCTCCAACAATCTCTCGGGAAATTTGAACGATGCAATAACAAAATGGTCGAACCTGCGATATCTCTCACTCGCTCGCAACAAATTCATAGGTAACCTTCCCAGTTGGTTGTTTGCATTTGAAGTAATTCAGCTGATGGACTTCTCAAGCAACAAATTCTCTGGCCCCATACCCGACGTTAACTTCAACATTAGCTCAAATTTTAACAGTGGCGACACTAGTAGGCCATCAAACGAAGCATTTGCAACAAAGGAAGTTGTGAATTTCAAAGTTTCTACAGTTGTCGATGTTGGCAGCGAATTACAATTCAACTATGATCTGTCTTCGGCTGTTGGAATCGACTTGTCGAATAACTTACTACATGGGTCGATCCCAGAAGGTTTATATTCACTAGAGGGTCTACAATACTTGAATTTATCATATAACTCCCTTGAAGGACAGGTTCCTGGGCTAGAGAAAATGCAGAGTATAAGAGCCTTAGATTTGTCCCACAATTATCTGTCTGGTGAGATCCCAGGAAATATATCCATCCTTGAGGATCTAACTCTTCTCGATCTGTCCTATAACTGCTTCTCGGGTTTGGTTTCGGAGAAGCAAGGATTCGGGCGGTTTCCGGGTGCATTTGCTGGGAATCCAGACCTGTGTGTGGAGTCTTCGGGTGAAGGGTGTCGCTCAAGCGGTATTCCAACAGTTCCGGGGAAGATATCAGATGGCGAAACAGAGGGGCCGATATCGGTTTGGATTTTCTGTTTAAGTGCCTTTGTAAGTTTCTACTTTGGTACTGTTTCCCTCCTGTGTTCTGCTAGAGCAAGAAACTACTTTCTTCACACAAAAGCTTGA
- the LOC101220756 gene encoding protein TRIGALACTOSYLDIACYLGLYCEROL 3, chloroplastic isoform X1 yields MVSVSGSVFFPLTVPSCSSRSRKVAVIDAHNSFCCKIKDQRRIVACNCIAPPPYFKSDESSAVNSNDSFRSEHLSSENEDKNESDVLIECRNVHKSFGEKHILRGVSFKIRHGEAVGVIGPSGTGKSTILKIIAGLLSPDKGEVYIRGRKRVGLIDDEELSGLRIGLVFQSAALFDSLTVRQNVGFLLYENSSLSEDQISELVTENLAAVGLKGVEDRLPSELSGGMKKRVALARSIIFDNTRKEIEPEVLLYDEPTAGLDPIASTVVEDLIRSVHIKGEDASGKPGKIASYIVVTHQHSTIRRAVDRLLFLYEGKVVWQGMTGEFTTSTNPIVQQFASGSLDGPIRY; encoded by the exons ATGGTTTCTGTGTCGGGTTCGGTGTTCTTCCCATTAACAGTACCCAGCTGTTCCTCTCGATCGCGTAAAGTTGCTGTTATTGATGCGCATAATTCGTTTTGTTGTAAGATAAAGGACCAGAGAAGGATTGTTGCTTGTAATTGCATTGCGCCTCCTCCGTACTTCAAGAGTGATGAGTCATCTGCCGTAAATTCCAAT GACTCGTTTAGATCAGAACATTTGAGCTCAGAAAATGAGGACAAGAACGAGTCTGATGTTCTCATCGAGTGTAGAAATGTCCACAAATCCTTTggagaaaaacatatattgaGAGGTGTGAGCTTCAAG ATTAGACATGGAGAAGCTGTGGGAGTAATTGGGCCTTCTGGTACTGGGAAGTCTACAATACTGAAGATCATCGCAGGTCTTCTTTCTCCAGACAAG GGAGAGGTGTATATTCGAGGTAGAAAGCGAGTTGGTTTGATCGATGATGAAGAGCTATCTGGTCTTCGAATTGGATTG GTTTTTCAGAGTGCGGCACTTTTTGACTCGTTAACTGTTCGACAAAATGTTGGTTTCCTTTT GTATGAAAATTCAAGCTTGTCTGAAGATCAAATTTCAGAATTGGTAACTGAGAACTTAGCTGCTGTTGGGCTAAAG ggAGTTGAGGATCGGTTACCTTCTGAATTATCAGGTGGAATGAAGAAACGAGTTGCTTTAGCTAGGTCCATAATTTTTGATAACACAAGGAAAGAAATTGAGCCAGAG GTGCTCTTGTATGATGAACCAACCGCTGGACTTGACCCAATTGCATCAACTGTTGTTGAAGATCTTATACGTTCTGTACATATTAAGGGTGAGGATGCTAGTGGGAAGCCTGGAAAGATTGCATCTTATATTGTAGTCACCCACCAGCACAGTACCATTAGGAGAGCCGTTGACAG gttattatttttatacgAGGGAAAGGTTGTCTGGCAAGGAATGACTGGTGAATTTACAACATCTACAAATCCAATCGTTCAACag TTTGCATCGGGAAGCTTGGATGGCCCGATTAGGTACTAG